TCACCGCGCTGGGCTGCTGGTGCATGTACCGATAGATTTCCCGGCCCGCGTGGAGCTCGTCCGCGGCGTGGTCCAGGTAGAGGTAGTCGATGAGCGCCGCGTCGCCCGCGTACCCCCGGGGCCGCTCGAAGGCGCGTCGGGTGAAGGGGCACTGGTGCAGGAACGAGCGCAGCGGGTGCTTGCGCGCGGTGTCCTGGCAGAAGACCTTCCAGTCCTCCGGGCTCCAGCGCCGGCGCAGCGTGAGCAGCCCCAGGTGCAGCGAGTGCATGTCCTGGTGCAGCACGTCATCGTCGGCCTCCAGCATCCGCGCGTGGATGCCGTCGAGCCACACTCGCGCCTCCGCGAGAGCTTCCTCGGCTGGACGCTCCGGGACGGGCAGGACGAGTTGGTTGCGCTCGCGGTGACAGACAGGCTCGAGCGCGCGTTGGACCAGGTTCCTCTGGGGGTCTTGCATCGTCCAACACAACCCCGGAGGGCCCCGGCTCCTCTTCCCGCGAAAAACCCTTGCCCGCTCGCTCCTTGAAGCGAGCTCGCGAGCGCATGCAATCCCGCCCGACGCCGTTCGTGTAAAGGTGGGACACCGGACGGCGGCGCCGCTTCCGGGTTCCACACCCTCACTGGAGTCCACCATGCCGTCCTGGTTCACCGTCTCGCGGGCCATGGCCCTCGCGACCCTCGTCCCCTCCCTCGCGCTGGCCAATCCCGCCGCGCCCAAGGCCGCCGCGCCCGGCAAGGCCCAGGTCGAGCGCGCGCCCACGCGCCCCTCGAAGCACTACACCATCCAGCAGTTCATGAAGACGACCCTGATTCGGGGCGCGTCCTTCTCCTCCGACGAGCAGCGGGTGCTGTACTCGTCGAACCAGACGGGCATCTACAACGTCTTCTCCGCGTCGGTGAAGGGCGGCAAGCCCACCCAGCTCACCCGCTCCACCACCGACAGCACCTTCGCGGTGAGCTACTTCCCGAAGGACGACCGCATCCTCTTCACGCGCGACCAGGGCGGCAACGAGCAGCACCACCTCTACGTGCGCACGCCGGACGGGAAGGAGAAGGACCTCACCCCGGGCGACAAGCACCGCGCCGTCTTCTTCGGCTGGAGCCAGGACGAGGCGGGCTTCTACGTCCTCACCAACGAGCGCGACGAGCGCTTCATGGACCTGTACCGCTACGACGCGAAGAGCTTCGAGCGCACGCGGCTGTACCAGAACGAGGACGGCCTGGACGTGGGCGCCGTGTCCGCGGACGAGCAGTGGATCGCCGTGGAGAAGACCAACACCACGGCCGACAGCGACGTCTATCTCTTGAACCTCGCCACGAAGGAGCGCAAGCACATCAGCAAGCACCAGGGCACCGCCACCTGGAGCCCCGCCGAGTTCGACACCACCTCCACCGCGCTCTACCTGCTCACGGACGAGGGCTCCGAGTTCACCCGCGTGGTGCGCTACGTGCTCGCCACCGGGAAGATGGAGGAGGTGGAGAAGACGGACTGGGACGTGATGTACACGTACTTCTCCCGCAACGGCGCGCTGCGCGTCACCGGCATCAACGCGGACGCCAGCACCGTCATCCGCGTGCAGGACACGAAGACGGGCAAGCAGCTGGAGCTGCCCAGGCTGCCCGAGGGCGACATCACCAGCGTGTCCATCGGCCGCGGTGAGAAGCGCCTGGCCTTCCACCACCGCGGGGACCGCTCGCCCAACAACCTCTACGTCTTCGACCTCGCGACGAAGAAGGCCACGCGCCTGACGGACAACCTCACCCCCGAAATCGACGCCAAGGACCTGGTCGACGCGGAGGTGGTGCGCTTCAAGTCGTTCGACGGGATGGTGATTCCCAACGTCCTCTTCAAGCCGCACCAGGCCACCGCCCAGACGCGGGCG
The Myxococcus fulvus DNA segment above includes these coding regions:
- a CDS encoding S9 family peptidase — translated: MPSWFTVSRAMALATLVPSLALANPAAPKAAAPGKAQVERAPTRPSKHYTIQQFMKTTLIRGASFSSDEQRVLYSSNQTGIYNVFSASVKGGKPTQLTRSTTDSTFAVSYFPKDDRILFTRDQGGNEQHHLYVRTPDGKEKDLTPGDKHRAVFFGWSQDEAGFYVLTNERDERFMDLYRYDAKSFERTRLYQNEDGLDVGAVSADEQWIAVEKTNTTADSDVYLLNLATKERKHISKHQGTATWSPAEFDTTSTALYLLTDEGSEFTRVVRYVLATGKMEEVEKTDWDVMYTYFSRNGALRVTGINADASTVIRVQDTKTGKQLELPRLPEGDITSVSIGRGEKRLAFHHRGDRSPNNLYVFDLATKKATRLTDNLTPEIDAKDLVDAEVVRFKSFDGMVIPNVLFKPHQATAQTRAPALIWVHGGPGGQSRKGYNPMIQYLVNHGYVVLAINNRGSSGYGKTFYTADDQKHGKEPLLDCVEAKKYLASLPYVDGERVGIIGGSYGGYMTLAALTYHPGVFNVGVDIFGVSNWLRTLKSMPAHWESRRQALYQEVGNPETQEAMLREISPLFHAEKIRQPLLVIQGANDPRVLQAESDEIVQAVRKSKVPVEYVLFPDEGHGFTKKKNEEEAYSRTRAFLDQYLKKPASGPTN